The proteins below are encoded in one region of Silene latifolia isolate original U9 population chromosome 2, ASM4854445v1, whole genome shotgun sequence:
- the LOC141641230 gene encoding secreted RxLR effector protein 161-like has product MKVINDTKAFLSSRFDMKDLGEANVILGIKISRTKWGLSLDQSHYVEKILKRFDCFDCAPVKTPYDPSIHLKKNEGVSVNQEEYAKIIGSVMFLMNYTRPDIAYTISRLSRYTHSPNQSHWNALYRLLKYLRGTMDWGLHYSKSPCVLEGYCDANWVSDNDEIHSTSGYVFTLASGAISWKSSKQSCIAK; this is encoded by the coding sequence ATGAAAGTTATCAATGACACCAAAGCCTTCTTAAGCTCTCGTTTTGACATGAAAGACCTAGGTGAAGCCAATGTTATTCTTGGTATAAAAATTTCTAGGACCAAATGGGGTTTGAGTTTGGATCAGTCACATTATGTTGAGAAAATTCTTAAAAGATTTGACTGTTTTGATTGTGCACCAGTCAAAACCCCATATGATCCTAGTATCCACCTAAAAAAGAATGAGGGTGTCAGTGTGAACCAAGAAGAATATGCTAAGATAATTGGCAGTGTCATGTTTTTAATGAATTATACAAGACCAGACATTGCTTATACGATAAGTCGTCTTAGCAGGTATACACATAGTCCAAATCAGTCACACTGGAATGCTTTATATCGACTTCTAAAATACCTTAGGGGAACAATGGATTGGGGTTTGCACTATTCCAAATCACCATGTGttttagaaggatattgtgatgctaaTTGGGTGTCTGATAATGATGAGATTCATTCTACTAGTGGATATGTGTTTACTTTGGCTAGTGGTGCTATCTCTTGGAAATCTTCTAAACAGAGTTgtattgcaaaataa